Proteins encoded within one genomic window of Xiphophorus maculatus strain JP 163 A chromosome 11, X_maculatus-5.0-male, whole genome shotgun sequence:
- the LOC102224575 gene encoding C-C chemokine receptor type 4-like, whose amino-acid sequence MEDDDDYNYMLYLQNMNITEDPSHVVSEVVQLCAKKTVNMFGAKLIPVFYFVNFFLSYLGNGLVLLIIFKYEKLTTVTNIFLLNLVLSNLLFASSLPFWATYHLSEWIFGEALCKMVSSAYFIGFYSSILFLTLMTFDRYLAVVHALAACKRRKKKYAMISSVIVWCISISASVKELVLRNVFVNSMQGKMCEESGLSASSMRVWRLVSFYQQFMIFFLLPLIMVMYCYVRITLRILSTRMKEKCRAIKLIFVIIFTFFVCWTPYNLVCLLRAIRISAGETDEEESCSTKQNLDYAYYLTRNIAYLYCCISPMFYTFLGKKFQSHFNKLVIEKIPCLSRHISFNSQSTRSTS is encoded by the coding sequence atggaggatgatgatgactATAACTACATGCTCTACCTGCAGAATATGAATATAACAGAGGACCCGAGCCACGTGGTCAGTGAAGTTGTCCAGCTGTGTGCCAAAAAGACTGTTAACATGTTTGGTGCAAAATTGATCCCGGTGTTCTACTTTGTTAACTTCTTCCTGAGTTACCTTGGAAACGGCCTTGTCCTCCTCATTATCTTCAAGTATGAGAAGCTCACCACAGTCACAAACATCTTTCTGCTGAATTTGGTGCTTTCCAATCTCCTTTTTGCCTCCAGTTTGCCTTTCTGGGCTACCTACCATTTGTCTGAATGGATCTTTGGAGAAGCTCTGTGTAAAATGGTCAGCAGTGCTTATTTCATCGGTTTCTACAGCtccatcctcttcctcactctcaTGACATTTGACCGATATCTAGCTGTGGTGCATGCGCTTGCAGCTTGCAAGCGCAGGAAGAAAAAGTATGCCATGATATCGTCTGTCATTGTTTGGTGTATCAGTATTTCAGCAAGTGTTAAAGAGTTGGTCCTTCGAAATGTGTTTGTGAACTCAATGCAAGGCAAAATGTGTGAAGAATCAGGGTTATCAGCAAGCAGTATGAGAGTCTGGCGTTTGGTCAGTTTCTATCAACAGTTCATGATTTTCTTCCTCTTACCTCTGATAATGGTCATGTACTGCTACGTTAGGATCACACTGCGGATTCTCTCCACCCGGATGAAGGAGAAGTGTCGAGCCATAAAGCTAATATTTGTTAtcatcttcacattttttgtctGCTGGACACCCTACAATCTTGTATGCCTTCTTCGAGCAATTCGTATTTCAGCTGGCGAGACAGACGAGGAAGAATCATGTTCCACCAAACAAAACCTAGATTATGCATATTACTTGACCCGAAACATTGCATACTTGTACTGTTGCATTAGTCCAATGTTTTACACATTCCTAGGGAAAAAGTTCCAGAGTCACTTCAACAAACTGGTGATTGAAAAAATTCCCTGCCTGTCCAGACACATTAGCTTCAACAGCCAGAGCACTAGAAGCACATCATAG
- the LOC102233145 gene encoding neuronal acetylcholine receptor subunit alpha-10-like translates to MVQSQRSTNDSSYIRDQCSTAHAQTFITILCLSPSRSLSSSGWTQSDCQIRTRMELCCRTSAVLLLLLLPGCFSAHGRFAQKLLSDLFSNYTNALRPVDDTDHVINVTLQITLSQIIDMDERNQILTTYLWVRQVWMDAFLSWRRDEYDGLDVVRIPSSYVWRPDIVLYNSADDEFSSSMETNVVLRNDGQVTWDQPAITKSSCSVDVAFFPFDVQQCHLTFGSWTHNGNQMDLFNALDSADLADFVPNVEWEVLRMPAKKNVILYGCCSDPYPDITFTLHLKRRASFYIFNLLLPCMMISFLAPLGFYLPADSGEKVSLGVTVLLALTVFQLLVAESMPPSESVPLIGKYYIATMTMVTASTALTIFIMNIHHCGSEARPVPKWAELLVLNFLARICFVSEVGASCLGGGPSRKQPLSRQESHSRSADRERGASWDVNGRAWGGRGEEEEGPGGQEAVWKEDLLVTIDHSEEREAEQPAGGATQREIRVRTRCVCQHQRLLQSVESIAGSYQDQRAAQSRVAEWRKVAKVMDRFFMWLFFVMFFFMSVLILGKAV, encoded by the exons ATGGTGCAGAGCCAGAGGAGCACTAACGACTCCTCATACATCAGAGACCAGTGCTCTACTGCACACGCTCAGACCTTCATCACCATCCTCTGCCTCAGCCCCTCCcgctccctctcctcctcagGCTGGACCCAGTCCGACTgtcagatcagaaccaggatGGAGCTCTGCTGCAGAACTTCGgccgtcctgctgctgctgctgcttccag GGTGTTTTTCGGCCCATGGCCGCTTCGCCCAGAAGCTGCTCAGCGACCTTTTCTCCAACTACACCAACGCTCTGCGGCCAGTGGACGACACCGACCACGTCATCAATGTCACGCTGCAGATCACGCTGTCCCAGATCATCGACATG GACGAGCGGAACCAGATCCTGACCACCTACCTGTGGGTCCGCCAGGTGTGGATGGACGCCTTCctgagctggaggagagacgagtACGACGGCCTGGACGTCGTCCGCATCCCTAGCAGCTACGTCTGGAGGCCCGACATCGTGCTCTACAACAG TGCGGACGATGAGTTCTCCAGCTCCATGGAGACCAACGTGGTGCTGCGTAACGACGGCCAGGTGACGTGGGACCAGCCGGCCATCACTAAGAGCTCATGTTCGGTGGACGTGGCGTTCTTCCCCTTCGACGTTCAGCAGTGCCACCTGACCTTCGGCTCCTGGACCCACAACGGGAACCAGATGGACCTGTTCAACGCGCTGGACAGCGCCGACCTGGCCGACTTCGTCCCTAACGTTGAGTGGGAG GTTCTGCGCATGCCGGCCAAAAAGAACGTGATCCTGTACGGCTGCTGCTCGGACCCGTACCCGGACATCACCTTCACGCTGCACCTGAAGCGCCGCGCCTCTTTCTACATCTTCAACCTGCTGCTGCCCTGCATGATGATCTCCTTCCTGGCGCCGCTGGGCTTCTACCTGCCGGCCGACTCGGGCGAGAAGGTGTCGCTGGGCGTGACGGTGCTGCTGGCCCTCACCGTGTTCCAGCTGCTGGTGGCCGAGAGCATGCCGCCGTCCGAGAGCGTCCCGCTGATCG GGAAGTACTACATCGCTACCATGACGATGGTCACCGCCTCCACCGCCCTCACCATCTTCATTATGAACATTCACCACTGCGGCTCCGAGGCCCGGCCCGTcccaaagtgggcggagctcCTCGTCCTCAACTTCCTGGCCCGGATCTGCTTCGTCAGCGAGGTGGGGGCCAGCTGCCTGGGGGGGGGGCCGTCCAGGAAGCAGCCGCTGTCCCGGCAGGAGTCCCATAGCCGGTCCGCCGACAGAGAAAGAGGAGCCAGCTGGGACGTCAACGGGCGGGCGTGGGGGGGGCGgggcgaggaagaggagggtccAGGGGGGCAGGAAGCGGTGTGGAAGGAGGATCTGCTGGTCACCATCGACCACTCCgaggagagagaggcagagcagCCGGCCGGCGGGGCGACCCAGAGGGAGatccgggtcagaaccaggtgTGTGTGCCAGCACCAGCGGCTGCTGCAGAGCGTGGAGTCCATCGCCGGGTCGTACCAGGACCAGCGCGCCGCCCAGAGCCGCGTCGCCGAGTGGAGGAAGGTCGCCAAGGTCATGGACCGCTTCTTCATGTGGCTCTTCTTCGTCATGTTCTTCTTCATGAGCGTCCTGATCCTGGGCAAGGCCGTCTGA